From the genome of Pseudoxanthomonas sp.:
TCCACCGGCACGCCCTGCTCCAGGCCCACGCGCGCCAGCTTGCCGGCGCGGTAGCGGTACAGGCCGCGATCACTGCTGATCCACATTGCATCGCCGATGCGGGTGAACCCGAACACACTGCGGCCACCGCCCAGCTGCTCCAGTGGAATCGATTCGACCTTGTCCCCGCGCAACACCAGCGCGCCTTCCAGCGTGCCCACCCAGACCGCGCCGGGTTCGCTGTACACCGCTGTCGTCAGCGCCACCGGCAGCGCAGGCACGGGCGGCGCCACCACCCGGTCGCCCTGCACCGATGCCAGGCCACGCTGGGTCGCAAGCCAGACCACGTCATCCGCACCGATGCTGATGCCACGCACCGTGCCGGCCGCCAGCCCCTGCTGCGGACCGTAGCGCTGGACCCGGCCATCGGTCGCCACGCGATACAGGCCATCGTTGGCCGTGCCCACCCACAGCGTGCCATCGCGTTGCTGGGCCAGGCTCAAGGCCGAAGGCGGCTTGCCGGTGTCGGTGGGCAGATCGAGATGGGTAATGCTGCGACCGGCCGCGATGCGGTCCACGCCGGTGGAGTTGCCGACCCACAGGTCGCCATGGACATCCTGCAGGACCGCGCGCACGTAGTCCGAACTCAATCCGTCGCGCGCCGTGGTGTTGGTGAACAGCGTTTCGCGCAGGCGGAACAGGCCACCATTGGCGCCGACCCAGATGCTGCCCTCGGCATCTTCCTTGAAGCTGGTGATGCGGCCACGCGGCAATGGCAGGGCCGATGACAGGGTCTCGATGCCATGCCGGCCGATGTGCAGCACGCCGACGCTCTCGGTGCCGATCCACAGTTCGCCATGCCGGTCCTGCAGCAGCGCGGTCAGGCGCCCGGCATCGGGCAGCCGGTGCTGCATGACCAGCTTGCCGTCCTGCAGGCGATAGAGGCAATCCCGCGCCACCACCCACAGCGCGCCGTCCGGGGCCTGATAGGGCCAGGCCAGCCCCGGCGGCAATCCGTAGGCTCCGGACACCACATGCGTCCTGCCATCCACCTCGCGCACGACCAGGCCCTGTTCGCTGCCCACCCAGACGCGGCCCTGTGCATCGACCAGCATGTGCGCGTAGGCCGTGCGCAGCGGCGAATCGGCCGTTGGCGCTTCATAGACGTAGCGTCCGTCCGGGGTCAGGTACGCCAGCCCGCGCCCTTCGAACAGCATCCACAGGCGCCCCTGGTGATCCATGGTCATCGCCGACAGCAGCACCTCGGGCGCATCGGCCGGGCGCTGCCAGATCCTGAACTTGCCGTCGGGTCCATAACGGCTGACGTTGCCGCGCGAATCGCTCAACCACAGCGCGCCCTTCGGATCGACATACAGCGCACCGATGCCGTTGTCGGCCAATGCCGGCCGGGTGCTGCGATCAAAGGTGGTGAACTCCAGTCCGTTGTAGCGGACCAGCCCTTCCCAGGTGGCAAACCACAGGTAGCCATCGGCGGTCTGGGCGATGTCGCGGATCGAGTTGTGCGGCAGGCCGTCGCGCGAGGTCCACAGGTCGATGGCGTCATCGCGCAGCGGCGGCGATGGCGCCAGGGTGGATGCGTGCAGCACGCCAGGCAGCCAGAACGCGCATATCAACAACAGGCAGGCGCAGGCCCGCAGCGGCGTCATCCGCTGCAGCTCGCGCTGTGGTTCGTGCGTGCGTCCCCCGACCCGCATCCTGCTTTCCCCTGGCGCGGACTACAGCCCGCGCTGGCGGACCGCCTCGAACAGGGTCACGCCGGTGGCGACCGAGACGTTGAGGCTTTCGATATCGCCCGGCATCGGGATCTTGACCAGGCCGTCGCAGTGCTCGCGGGTCAAGCGGCGCATGCCGTCGCCTTCGCCACCCAGGACCAGCGCGACGTTGCCCTTCAGGTCGATCGAATACAGCGAGGCTTCGGCTTCGCCGGCCAGGCCGTAGATCCACACGCCAAGCTTCTGGATCTCGCGCAGCGCGCGGGCCAGGTTGGTGACCGCGACCACCGGCAGGCGATCAGCCGCACCGGCGGACGTCTTGCGCACGGTGGCATTCAGGCCGACCGACTTGTCCTTGGGGATCACCACCGCGGTCACGCCGGCGGCGGCGGCACTACGCAGGCAGGCACCCAGGTTGTGCGGGTCCTGCACGCCATCCAGCACCAGCACCAGCGCGCGACCTTGCGCGGCCTCGATCAGGCCGGGCAACTCGGCTTCGTCCCAGGTTTTCGCGGCGGCATAGCGCGCGGCCACGCCCTGGTGGCGCACCTGCCCACCCACGCCGTCCAGCGCCTGGGTGTTGACCTTGCGCACCTCGATGCCCTTGCGGCGTGCGTTCTCCTCGATCTCGGTCAGGCGCGCGTTCTTGCTGCTGCCGTCGATCAGGACTTCACGCACGTTGTCGGCGTCGTTCTCGATGGACGAGGCCACCGCGTTGACACCGACGATCCAGGAATTCTGCTTGCTGCTCATTGCGTCTTCAAAAAGTAAGGGGCTTTGCGGAAAGGACGACGGCGACCTCGGTCGCCGCCATCCTGCATCGGGTGGATCTCAGTATTTCTTCTTCGGGCGCTTGGCCGGGAACGCGCGCGGCGCATCCTCGCCAGCTTCGGCACCGTCCTCGCCACGCTTCTCGACCAGGCGGAAGTCGATCTTGCGTTCTTCCATGCTGGCCTTCATCACCTGCACGGTAGCCGCATCGCCCAGCCGGAATTCGGTGCCACGGCGTTCGCCTGACAGCGTCTTGCGGATCGGGTCGAAGTGGTAATAGTCGTGCGGCAGCTGGGTGACGTGGACCAGGCCATTGACCTTGGACTGGTTCAATTCCACGAACAGACCGAAGCTGGTCACGCCGCTGATCACGCCCTCGAAGATGCCACCGACGTGCTGCTCCATCCACGCAGCGCGGTAACGCTCGTCAACCTCGCGCTCGGCCTCGTCGGCACGGCGCGCACGTTCGGAACACTGCAGCGACAGCGCGGCCATCTGGCGCGGCGAGTACTGGAACTTCTCGGCCTTGCCGCCGGTGAGCGCGTACTTGATCGCGCGGTGCACCAGCAGGTCGGGATAGCGGCGGATCGGCGAGGTGAAGTGCGCGTACGCATCCAACGCCAGGCCGAAGTGACCCGCGTTGTCCGGCGTGTACACCGCCAGGCTCTGGCTGCGCAGCAGCACCGATTCCAGCAGCGCCACATCGGGACGCTGGCGGATCCTCTTCAGCAGCGCAGTGAAATCGCGCGGCTCGACCTTGCTCCAGGCCGGCATCGACAGCTTGAATTCCTTCAGGAATTCCAGCAGGTCGGCGTACTTGGACTCCGGTGGCCGCTCATGCACGCGGTACGGCGCCGGGATGCCCTTCTCCAGCAGGTAGCGCGCAGCCTGCACGTTGGCCGCGATCATGCATTCCTCGATCAGCTTGTGCGCATCGTTGCGCACCTGCATGCCGGCCTGGGTGACTTCGCCACGGTTGTCCAGGACGAAGCGCACTTCGCTGGTCTCGAACTCGATCGCGCCGCGCTTCTCTCTTGCCTTGGACAGCAGGCCGTACAGCTCGTGCAGGCGCTTGACGTGCGGCAGCACGTCCGGGCCGATCTCGGCCTGCGCCTGCGCGTCGTCCTCGCCCACGGCCTTCCAGACCTGGTCGTAGGTCAGGCGCGCGTGCGAACGCATCACTGCCTCGTAGAACTTGGCCGTGCCGATCTCACCGTTCTTGTCCACCTGCATGTCGCAGACGAAGCACATGCGGTCGACCTTCGGATTCAGCGAACAGATGCCGTTGGAGATCGTCTCCGGCAGCATCGGCACCACGAACCCGGGGAAGTACACCGAGGTCGCACGCTTCTGCGCTTCGTCATCCAGCGGCGTGCCGGGACGCACGTAGTGGGACACGTCGGCGATGGCCACCACCAGGCGATAGCCCGAGCGGTTGCTGATGCGCAGGCCCTTGCGGTTGGACTCGCAGTAGACCGCGTCGTCGAAATCCTTGGAGTCGGCGCCGTCGATGGTGACCAGCGGCAGGTCGCGCAGGTCCACGCGGCCGCCGATCATCGACGGCTCGACCGTCAGTGGCACGGCAGTGGCTTCGGCCAGCACCTCCGGCGGGAATTCGTACGGCAGCTCGTGGCCGTGGATGGCGGTTTCCACCACCAGCGACGGGGTCAGCTTGTCGCCCAGCACGGCAATGATCTTGCCGATTGGATCGCGGCGACCGTCCGGTGCATGGGTCAGTTCCAGCACCACCAGCTGGCCGTCGCGCGCATCGCCGCGCGCATCGGGCGGCACCATGATGTTGCGCTGCATGCGCTTGTCGTCGGGCACCACGAAGCTGACGCCGGACTCCATCGCAAAACGACCGATCAGGCGGTTCACGCGGCGCTCCAGCACCTCGACGATGGCGCCTTCGCTGCGGCCACGCCGGTCGACACCAGTGATGCTGGCCAGCACGCGGTCGCCGTGCATGACCTTGCGCATTTCGAACGGCGGCAGGAACAGGTCGTCGCCACCGGCCTCGGCACGCAGGAAGCCGAATCCTTCCGGATTGGCGATCACCACGCCAGCCACAAGATCCATCTGCTCGGCCGGTGCGTAACCGCCACGGCGGTTGAGCAGCAACTGGCCATCGCGGACCATCGCGTTGAGGCGCTTGCCCAGCGCTTCGAAACGATCGGGTGCGGTGAGATCCAGCTTGCCAGCCACTTCCTCGGCGGTCAGCGGACCATCGCTGGCCGACAGCGCGCCCAGGATCACCTCGCGGCTGGCGATGGGCTGCGCATAGCGCTCGGCCTCGCGCGCGGCGTGCGGATCGGTGAAGCCGGCCTGGCCGACGCCCTGTGCTGGCACCACCACGCGCGGCGCGCCGCGACCGCGACGTTCGAACGGACGCGGGCCACCGCTGTTGTCATTGCCGGGGCGTGGTCCTCTGCGACGTGCACCACCATCGGCGGCAGGTTTAGCGCCCTTGCCCGGGCCCTTCGACGGCGCCGCCATCGACTCGGGCATCCATGGTGGCAACTTGGACTTGCCGGCACCCTTCTTGCCACCTGCGCCCTGCGAAGCCTTTTTCGAGGCCGGGGCCTTGTCCGATGGGGGTTTGGGCCCGCCAGTTCCAGTCTTTTTTGTCATGCCTCATGTTACACCCGGACCGGGTTTCCACCTTCGCGCAAACTTCGCGTTGACTTTCCCTGGATCGCACTGCAACATACGCGCCGCCTTGCCCAGATGGCGGAATTGGTAGACGCACTAGCTTCAGGTGCTAGCGGGGGCAACTTCGTGGAGGTTCGAGTCCTCTTCTGGGCACCAAGTCGAAAAAAAACCCGCGCAAGCGGGTCTTTTTTTGCCTGCGATCCGACCATCCCGCATGACCACCGCACCTTCCACACGACTTGAATGGGTGGCAGATCCACGCAGGCAGCGACGACATCGCCGTACCAGCGCACCTCGATCTGCAGTGCGATGCGCATCGCGCGAAAAAGTTTCAAAAAACATTTGACACCCTGCCGTCACATCCGCAGAATGCGCCCCCTGAGTCGCCCGGGTTGGCGGAATTGGTAGACGCACTAGCTTCAGGTGCTAGCGGGGGCAACTCCGTGGAGGTTCGAGTCCTCTCCCGGGCACCATGACTCAGATAAAAAACCCCGCCACAAGCGGGGTTTTTTGTTTTTGCCATCCTCGGCGGGAACTCCCGCGGGCCATCGCTGCGCGACGTCAGAAACTTGCTCCAGGCAGTTTTTGTTGCCGGATGCTCGCCTCCCCACCATCACCGACGCGGTGTTCGCGTGGCCCTGTGCGATAAGGGCCGCCGCTGTCCTTCTCAGGTGTCCGCACTTGGAACCCCAACAGATCCTGTTCCTGGCCATCCTGGCCGTCACCCTGGTCCTGTTCGTCAGCGAGAAGCTGCGCGTGGACCTGGTGGCGATACTGGCGATGCTGGCCCTGGCGCTCACCGGCATCCTCAATCCACGCGAAGTGCTGTCCGGCTTTTCCAGCGAACCGGCGATCATCGTGGCGGCAGTGTTCGTACTGTCTTCGGGACTGACGGCCACCGGCATCACCGACCGGATCGGCCATGCCATCGGCAAGGCAGCCGGCGGCAGCGAATGGCGCACGATCGCGGTGGTGATGCCGGCAACCGCGACGCTGGCGGCGTTCTCGCACCACCTGATGGTGACGGCGATGATGCTGCCGATCCTGATGCGGCTGGCGCGCGAGCAGAAACTGGCCGCCTCG
Proteins encoded in this window:
- a CDS encoding ligand-binding sensor domain-containing diguanylate cyclase, which codes for MRVGGRTHEPQRELQRMTPLRACACLLLICAFWLPGVLHASTLAPSPPLRDDAIDLWTSRDGLPHNSIRDIAQTADGYLWFATWEGLVRYNGLEFTTFDRSTRPALADNGIGALYVDPKGALWLSDSRGNVSRYGPDGKFRIWQRPADAPEVLLSAMTMDHQGRLWMLFEGRGLAYLTPDGRYVYEAPTADSPLRTAYAHMLVDAQGRVWVGSEQGLVVREVDGRTHVVSGAYGLPPGLAWPYQAPDGALWVVARDCLYRLQDGKLVMQHRLPDAGRLTALLQDRHGELWIGTESVGVLHIGRHGIETLSSALPLPRGRITSFKEDAEGSIWVGANGGLFRLRETLFTNTTARDGLSSDYVRAVLQDVHGDLWVGNSTGVDRIAAGRSITHLDLPTDTGKPPSALSLAQQRDGTLWVGTANDGLYRVATDGRVQRYGPQQGLAAGTVRGISIGADDVVWLATQRGLASVQGDRVVAPPVPALPVALTTAVYSEPGAVWVGTLEGALVLRGDKVESIPLEQLGGGRSVFGFTRIGDAMWISSDRGLYRYRAGKLARVGLEQGVPVDAVFQLLPDHAGHLWITSNRGVLRTDWQSLERVANGVQPRVVMTNYNEMDGMANSQANGSSGPTAVVRDDGTLWVATAGGVSTVDPRRLQWFRERPAPPVVIDEVEQDGVPLPWRNRASLSLEGGHRLSVSYVGLSYLLPERTEYRTRLEGLAADWVKRGRQRSVEFVGLPPGDYTLHVSAAHPDGAWSDREAVLRFTIEPFPWQRRSVQVAALLVIGLLLFGLYRYRIHRYRASTGRLTRLVDERTRDLQVQAQQLRDADREKTGLLHQLRLQSEAFERQAREDVLTGLPNRRALDERLAQEIARARRSGLPLCIAMLDVDHFKKVNDQHSHGIGDAVLKQVGALLVGHARDADMAARSGGEEFCLVFTDTALEQAMQACMRLRELFHAQSGWGNIAVLQITFSAGLVQLEDADVSPASLYQRADRLLYRAKRNGRDRIEHD
- the rlmB gene encoding 23S rRNA (guanosine(2251)-2'-O)-methyltransferase RlmB, which encodes MSSKQNSWIVGVNAVASSIENDADNVREVLIDGSSKNARLTEIEENARRKGIEVRKVNTQALDGVGGQVRHQGVAARYAAAKTWDEAELPGLIEAAQGRALVLVLDGVQDPHNLGACLRSAAAAGVTAVVIPKDKSVGLNATVRKTSAGAADRLPVVAVTNLARALREIQKLGVWIYGLAGEAEASLYSIDLKGNVALVLGGEGDGMRRLTREHCDGLVKIPMPGDIESLNVSVATGVTLFEAVRQRGL
- the rnr gene encoding ribonuclease R, encoding MTKKTGTGGPKPPSDKAPASKKASQGAGGKKGAGKSKLPPWMPESMAAPSKGPGKGAKPAADGGARRRGPRPGNDNSGGPRPFERRGRGAPRVVVPAQGVGQAGFTDPHAAREAERYAQPIASREVILGALSASDGPLTAEEVAGKLDLTAPDRFEALGKRLNAMVRDGQLLLNRRGGYAPAEQMDLVAGVVIANPEGFGFLRAEAGGDDLFLPPFEMRKVMHGDRVLASITGVDRRGRSEGAIVEVLERRVNRLIGRFAMESGVSFVVPDDKRMQRNIMVPPDARGDARDGQLVVLELTHAPDGRRDPIGKIIAVLGDKLTPSLVVETAIHGHELPYEFPPEVLAEATAVPLTVEPSMIGGRVDLRDLPLVTIDGADSKDFDDAVYCESNRKGLRISNRSGYRLVVAIADVSHYVRPGTPLDDEAQKRATSVYFPGFVVPMLPETISNGICSLNPKVDRMCFVCDMQVDKNGEIGTAKFYEAVMRSHARLTYDQVWKAVGEDDAQAQAEIGPDVLPHVKRLHELYGLLSKAREKRGAIEFETSEVRFVLDNRGEVTQAGMQVRNDAHKLIEECMIAANVQAARYLLEKGIPAPYRVHERPPESKYADLLEFLKEFKLSMPAWSKVEPRDFTALLKRIRQRPDVALLESVLLRSQSLAVYTPDNAGHFGLALDAYAHFTSPIRRYPDLLVHRAIKYALTGGKAEKFQYSPRQMAALSLQCSERARRADEAEREVDERYRAAWMEQHVGGIFEGVISGVTSFGLFVELNQSKVNGLVHVTQLPHDYYHFDPIRKTLSGERRGTEFRLGDAATVQVMKASMEERKIDFRLVEKRGEDGAEAGEDAPRAFPAKRPKKKY